The sequence below is a genomic window from Amphiprion ocellaris isolate individual 3 ecotype Okinawa chromosome 16, ASM2253959v1, whole genome shotgun sequence.
GAACTATTTCTTCAGTCAGAGGACAGTAGTTCTAGTGAAAACTGCACACATAGTTCTGTGGATGTGGATTGTCCAgaataatgactgaaaataataGTTACAGTAATATTTTTCAAACTAAATTCATTTCACCTTCATGGTTTAAGTGAAAATTTAGACTCAGATTTCTCAAATGAAAGTGGGAAGAGACAACATTCTCATttatgatttacattttttgtgaacTTTCAAGAAAAATACCCTCCTTGAAGCTCTGTGAAGTCCCAAATGGCAACAATACAACACCCTAAATGTAAATACCAATATTCAAATAGACTACATTATTACAATTTGCATGGAAGGAAACATTACTCtctctttttaataataataataactttatttgtatagcacctttcagaagaacattctcaaagtgctttgacaggtagaacttagtgataaaagagaaataaaagagaactttacaGGAAGACGAGTGATTTATAAGAAGTGATTTATAAGAATCTACTGATTGGGTGAGCCTTATCTCCTTAGGCAGGTCGTTCCAAACCCGAGGGGCCCTGATGGAGAAGGCCCGGTCACCCTTGCATCTAAGCCTCGACTTTGGAAAAACTAGGAGGGACCCACCTGAGGATATAAGGCTGTGCGAGGGGACGTAGGGAGTTAGCATGTCTAAAATATAGCCAGGAACAAGGCCCTGgcaagctttaaaagtgatcagcaaaaaaaaaccagggagccagtggagggaagctAGAACAGGGGAGATGTGATGTCGTCTGTTAAAACCAGTAAGAAGCCTAGCTGCTGTGTTCTGGATCAGTTGGAGGTGGGAGAGAGATTTTTGTGGAATACCCAATAATAGGGAGTTGCAGTAACTTTTTTCCATCCATTCTGTACAGCATTATCACATTCTGGACATAGCTTTGCACAAGACATGACTAAAATATCTACAACAACTTTAAGGCACTATTTTCATAATTAGGCTGACTgttgccttttaaaaaaatatttagggGATTAGATCATTTCATGCTTGAAGTAATGTGGTCATGATGAGCTGCAACAGGGCTCAATTCAGATTCAGGAGGTGCGGTTTTAGCTCCGGTGGGCCCCAGTTAATATAATCCCTAATTATGCCGACTGTCATTGcaaacttttgttttgttgtgaacTGTCTGTATTCATTTTAGCTCAATActgatatttcagtttaaagCCTTTATTGTGTGCTATGCTGATCTCATGGTACATTCCTTTGTATTAAAATCTGCTCCCAATATCTCTAAAGTTCACACCTTAACACCTTAttacccttttttaaaaaaaaaaatgacaacaatcagagtatgaaaaaaatgacaaatactggTTTTATAGAGTTACAAGCTAAGCATTGCTAACTGGCTACTGAACTAGAGAGTCTCACTCTATGCAAGAACCCCAATAAGCCTATTTTCTAAAGTATTCCTGTAAGTAATTTGATgatttatatgaaaaatatcATCTTGCTGTGTCTGACTGTTCAGACCAGTTTCTGGGGTTTACTTGGACTTATGTTCACATTTTAAGAAAGCTCACCTCTTCGCGTCTTTGCTATAACATGGTCATAGTTTATTTAAGGGGAAAGGTGTAACTAATATGTTTTTGAAATCTTCATCACCGTATTAAAGAGCTGCTGGAGTGTTGTGTAATAATAACATTGTTGTTTCTTTCAGGCGGATTTACAGTCAACTCTGGGCGACACTGGCTACATCGTCTTCGGGGTGATTTTGTTTGTATGGGAGCTTCTCCCCACTTCTCTTGTGGTTTTCTTCTTTAGAGTTCGACAGCCGAATCTAGACAGGGTGAGCCAGCAGTTAGTCTGAGCCGGCGGCTCCCAACCTGTAGGTTAGAGgaggatttatttaaaaagaagttAGTAGTTCAGCTATAATAAAGTgtcaattttagtttttttcttctgaaaaaCTGGACACTTAGGTTGTTTCAGCCATAGAGAATTCAGCCAAATTGGACAATTTAAGGGGGAAATACCACTGTTGTTGGAAGTGCTCACAAGTAATAGACTGTGTAGTGTCTGAGGAGGATATTGGTTTATTTCAAGAGCTCATAAAGCAAACAGGTTGGGAGTCATTGCCTCAAGTAATGTGTAACGTAGTCATGTGAGATATTACTGTAGTTCACTCTGATATCTTACATTTaccgtcttgtttttgtgtctctctcgTCCTGCAGAGCGGCTCTGGCCTCCCCGGTCACGTCTTCTCCTCTCGGGCGTATTTCTTTGACAACCCGCGACGTTATGACAGCGATGATGACCTGGCGTGGAGCGTCATGCCTCAGAACATCCAAGCCAGGTACAAACACCGACCAGCTGTTCTCCAGAAAACTGCTGTACATGAATCAGGAATGTGTCTAAATTCAGAGAGCCATTTAAATGGACGTTGTTTATTAATTCTCCAGCCTGGCTGCCGACAGCTACGAGTGGGGGAGCCAAAGCAGCGGCATCAGCGCCTACATCGGAGGAGACGACAGCTACAacctccctcttcctccagaGGAGCTCAGCCACTACTGACCGGAGCTCATCAGTGACTCCTGCTGACCTGTGGCTTCAGTTttcttttgtatatttttgcacaGTCTCTGTTCCAGACCGAGGCACATGGGGACGAACGTCTCCCTCCACTTCATacattcagttttctgttttgtgtagAAAAGAACTAACAGACTTTGGTCAGTATATACAGACCCAGTGATGGGACTATAGTTTTGCACACTCCTTGTACAAAGTTCTGctcttaaacatttttcattgtatAGTTTATATTGAATACGGCTTAATATATTTCCTGACCTTTGTAATATGTACTGTATTACTATTTTATGTACTGTCAATGGTGTTCTTTTTCATACAGATTAGTTCATATAGAGGAGATATTCATTTAATTCATattaaaacaagtttaaatgttctaaaaatgctgttaattttttaatatcACACCAGCACCCAAAGGATAAAAGCAGAGTGGGTTGCCTGTGTTTTATAGACAGTTCTACATGGCTCTCAAACTgccaaaatgacatatttttacactttaaaaagcaaatacagCTTCAGATTtgcatttatgacattttatgcaGTTAGGTAGAAATGggattttttgacatatttgcaGATGCAAACATTTGATCTTCTTTGACTCAGTGCCCACAGAAAAAGGCGACATGCTTGAACAAAAAAGGGAGAGTGATCTTTTTCAGTCATTActcaataaaaatatgaatagatGAAATAATTTTCTATGGAAAAAATAAGAGCACTCTGGTCTTGGAAGTGGTAGTGCTCCATTTAGCAGAAACCATTTCTTGTAGGTGTTTTGCATAATTGTCCACtagtctggcaaaaaaaaaaaaaatccttctttTGAAAGATCCTTGAGGGTTTTCTGCATGTACTTCTTGTTTGAAATCTCTCCACAACAGTTCAATGTTTTGTAATGACTGGCTCATTCCATAACCCTCCGTTTCCTATTTTAGAGCCTTTTCTTAGTGGATTTGTTAGTGCGTTTAAGATTATCATCCTGCTGAAAGGTTCCCTTCGGGATCAACTTTCAGACACATTATTTTCAAGCACTCTTTGTTGTGATGCAGAATTCATAGTTAAATCAGTGTGTACGCTGCCCAGTCCCTCAGGCAGGAAAGCAAATTCCAAATCACAACATTTCCACCACCTTCTTCACAGTCGGTATGAAGTTCTTCTCCTGAAAGGTCGACTTTGGTCTGCAAACTGCCAAACAACTCCATCCAAAAGGCTTTTCAAAGGTCTTTGCCTCTATGTTTTGCTCTAATGTTCTCTTTGAAtggcaaagttttttttcctggcaaACCTCCCATGCAGGTCAAATAAGCGTAATCTCTTTCTGACTGAAGATGCAAACACTTTGACACCAACGGTTGCAGCAGTTACCTGTAGATCCTGGGATAAAATTCTGGGGCTCTTGAgggtctttttctttctgcataAGAATGGCTACTCTTGAGCTGAATTTGGTGGAAAATAAAGTGATTGTGTAAGTTTTACTCCACTTGTAGAGGATTCCCTTCACAGTGGAATGATTCATATCAGACCATTTGTATTCtgagatctttttttaaatcccttGACAGACTCAGAGTCATCAGCAACCTTTTATTTTTGACGACTGTTGAGAGCTCATTAGATCTATTCATGGTGACAACACACGCATTAATAGCAAAGAGAACAGCAGGCCCTGgaggttaaaatgtttaaataagaCAGGTTCCAGCTGTCACTCCTTCAGGAGGTTTGAATTACTGGCACTTAATCTGGAACCCCTTCTGATTTGATGTATTTGATAATGCGAAAAATGTACTCACTTTTTCCATGCAActgattttggtttatttaaatGATGACAATGTCAATTTCATACACTTATTTGAGTATATCACCTTAAAGGAGGATCAGGTGCtttatcaaaaatgtaaaaaaaaaaaaaaaaaaaaaatcattttaattttcatgagATGTAATTATTGTTTCACAGGACTGCATGTCCACTTTTCCATATAACTTttgaattttgcatttttaaaatgtctgtttatTCTAGTATATTGATTTAGAACATTATGAGAATGCTATATTGCCTTTCACTATAGATTACCATTTatatttcataataataataataataattataatgcaTGGTAATAACAAGCTGTGGATCCTGAGACTTTATTTCATAATACTCTGAtatagggctgggcgatatggcctaaaacaaaaatctctgattttttcacaaaaaaatcccgtttcacgatttatccgatatatatatatatttttaaccccctacctaatctccgcacgccggagtccagtctactctatgcaaatgagctgcagccctctccaggtaaacacaccggatcgcagctggaaatgcgctgcatgtggcatgctggtccggttgcggtgcgtttcccgctgcgatccggtgtgtttacctggagagggctgcagctcatttgcataaagtagactgacttctactttgtGCAAATTGGATGTGGCGTGCGGAGAtcccacgcatcgtgaaactgtcctcaaacttctaaactaggcatcggtgacctaaaacgaggacagattcagctgctgcacagattatttctcgcctcaaatgctttcagaaatacttttcactgacatgttttttaaaataaaagggaaaatttcaacagcagtttgtttcaaagcagaacaccagccagttttcactaaagaagctttcagagcaacaattaaatgacagttttgttctcattaagttcagagtcagtcAGCcgaaataatgtacacacatcaggaaaagaaaaacttttataaatatttcatttgcataagtacttctatacatatagatacatctttctaagtttgatcaaatcacgataactctgtgtcctgttgtacgatgttttcccaacagatggcatttaccctcatgaatggagcatcaacaagtgacgtctacaacacaacagaaatgtctggaagccagtggccaccactttgagcacctcttgtaattgtagaggccaaagataacttttattaatctcatgatgtctgaataaatttggtattgaaatatttatgcaagtttttctcttcctgatgtgtgtaaacattattttggctgactctgtgtaatgggtttctgacaggtcaccaggcaacatctttttataataatgacaaacatacctgcattctacaggagtgattttcctcatgtgcaggtaaagatgtgtgaggagcttagagatgacaggagcaggagtcatcctcactaattcagcttccacctcgaaacagaaagaccacaaacataCACATTGATAtgctctcaaacgttcaacctcacagcctcaaaatatctgtttaggaagtgttgtgtttctaaattctgctgaaagcattgacagacattctcttacaaggttgtataaaaagcagcctgtcctctgagctactgagaaatcttcctgaacaaagtttctaagTGTAAAtgggctcaacaaaaactaaagcctcagtcagagataacaggtatcgcaaattacaaacaactttctttgtttactcAGACTtgctgcttcaacctcacataaaaaggggagtttaactcatcaggtgactgaaaatgaacggcttgtgtagttctagatccaaaagtaggatgtttcaactcatgttttactacaaatacatgcaataataaataaatacaatggctggttgttagtttactcactattaatgtcactttatatactggattgaacttgagcagtggaagagagaaggaatttaatgaaattatgggcattgagagaggtaatgttgcgcaatgttaagttaagcgcggtttaatccaaaccagctgaatgttaagcttcagtgcagctgaacgggtttcagttaaccttaaagtaaaataacttttttaaaagctaaaatacacagcagagaaatacaggttgagaaggtcattctaataatgacggacagctgcagcagcaactaacaggtgttcagcggtcagttagccacctgtgttaattagcccgctagctaacttagccgcttagctagctaacgcgtccggaccaaccgctcaaacacgacaaaacacaactcttcacaagtcgctgacttaacgtacaacaaaacaacgatACTGGTTAGAactttagtttctgattcttttttttctgacattagGTGAATAGATAGATGTTAATTACCTTCTTGACAGTTTGGGCGAACACTGTCGCCTtcctcagaagcgtctcactgacagcctGTGACGTGTCAGCCGGCAGATTTGGCATTTGCTACGCCCAGTAGAGTCGCCAGATGCTGGGCCAACCACGCCCACGCCGTAATGGCACGTCGTGGTGAGCCCAATGGACCCGGCCATCCCACCAGGCATGCCACATCCCCCGCAGTCCTATTTCCTCTGGAGCATGGTGTCCCAGGTGTGGGAGAGCATGAAGCCTCCCCCGTCCCTGTTCATGGCTCTCTCCGCCCGCCTCCTGATCTCCATCGCCTCCTTAATCCAgcgtttcagtttgttttcttccgttCCGATGATTCTTGCCCCGTCCCAGTCCATAACATGATTGTTCCTTTTGCAGTGGTCAGATATtgcaggacacagagttatcatACTATAATCAAACTTTGAAAGAGATATCTATATGTGttgaagtacttatacaaatgaaatatctatttttaaaaaatgctcttttcctgatgtgtgtatacattattttggctgactctgaacttaatgagaacaaaactgtcatttaattgttgctctggaagcttctttagtgaaaactggctggtgttctgctttgaaacaaactgctgttgaggtctgtgtttttaggtttaaccccacagtttctgaatgaactgatagttgtgtttttttctgatcaatgtggacgttataattgatggtagcatttactgatcatataatcagcatgacaatataacagtataacattctgaccacctgactaatactgtgttggtccctttatgctgctaaaactcctctgacccagtggttcatcagaacctctggggatgtcctgtggattctgtgggtcctatgggttgcagggtgggtcctacctagaccaggctgatcctggaccatcccacagatgctcaatcagatcctGGAtatggggagtgtggaacccaggtgaacagcttagctctgtcatgttcttCGGACCACTccttcctgagcagttttagcttgtcctgctgagggagggtttgctgtcagtggtcagaatgttgtggctgagagagggtattatttccttaaatttagtcaccgaattgtcagacagacatctactgtcatgatatttattcttaactccgatacaatctattgttgtaaattgaaatgttatcataaaatggtcagaaagaagagggttccggggaaatactgttaactggttgatttctatgccataagtcagaacgagatcaagggtgtgattaaaactatgagttggtttatttacatgttgagaaaacccaattgagtctaatattgaattaaaagcagtcgtaaggctgtcactgtccacgtcaacacgaatgttaaagtcacccacaataatcactttatctgagctgagcactaaatcagataaaaagtctgagaattgaaataaaaactcagagtaaggagcaggaggacgatataaagcaaaaaataaaactggtttctgagctttcaaatctggatgagagacactgagagtaagattttcaaatgaactgtaactaggtttaggtctctggttcatttttaagctagagaggtaaattgccaccactcctcctcctcagcctgtgattcgaggaacatgacagttagtatgactagtttTAGTTTTCAATCAACTGATGCagaaattttagtttaaattacacacaatattcacCCGGTGGAATGACCAAAATTATTAGATGAATCCCTCTCATCAAAATATCATCTAAATGTAAGCTTTAATTTTAGACAAAAACTGACAGGATAAAAACATCCCTCAGAAATAGCTTCAGTTGTGAATGAATTGTGCACCAATAATGAATAACCCTGCAGAATGTTTGCAGCCACTTTTATAAAATGTCCACCCTGCTCATAACCATCAAGTAGCACATGTGTATTTACCATAGCAACCTATTAAAGTCCATGGGATTGTTTAGAATCCAAGatgaaacagagcagagagtaaCAGGAGGAAACAATCAGTActttaaaataatcagatttttgttgCCCTGGAACTGATTTCAGCTCAGTCCACACAGGTCAGAAGCTGCTGCACCTGTTCAACCTCTGGACTTCAGTGAAAACAACATATTGAGGAGGAGACATGTAGTCGTGGGTGATGTGTCTCTGATTAggatgtattttatttcatattttctattTGTGATTTGAGttgctttattattttcatttgctTATGTCATTATCTAGTGTGTTTTTGAAGGAGTCACAGGTGTGTATGAGAAACCAGTGgcttgaaaacagatttttttctcagacTAACATGAATTTCTAATCATAGAATAAGGTTCTTTAAAACCTAAAATTACAGGAAGGGTCTATAATGTCAAACTTCTAAACAAACAGATACATGtcttttgttttgactttttatttaagGTTCTCTTATTGCTGTTTGATCAGATCAACATTTGGTAGCattatggaggaaaaaaacttcCCGTTGCCGGgaagttgaaaaaaaacctCCATTTGGGATGAGGgtacagaggagggagagaacatGAACAGCAGATCTAAATGCGTAACTCCACATCtagagatacctgcagagaggaccagacacaaagttagtgacatACAATGGTAGCATCTAGCTTCTAACTGTatggagaggagatgaggagatgaggagaggggaggtgctcagtgcatcgTGGGAAGTCCCCCAGCAGCTTGGGTTGGTGTATTTACAattggagagaaaaaacaacagtctAACGATGAAGTAAATGTAGCGTTGAGGCTGTCATTCACAGCATCTATGTCTAGTAAAGACATCCACTGAAATGACTTTATctgtaaacacatttcatttgaggAGTTTACCTTTGGAGTAATCTGgagcttctcttcttcttcgtcttcttcttctttgtcttcttcttcttctttgtcttcttcgtcttcttcttcttctctgtttgatGCTGTTGGTCATCTTCTTCCTGTTCTCGGACACATTTCTTCTGTTGTCGATCGTCCTGAGGCTGATCgaactgtttctttgtcttcttagATTTTGAAGTAACAATTTTGGAAGAAAAGTATCACAGACGTGTGTCAGATTCACATTCAGTAGTAGTATGTTCAGATTCACATTCAGTAGTAGTATGTAACAATACACTGTCACCAGGTTCATTGTGTTTATATTGGTACCAACCTGCTGGTCGTCTGGTTCTTCCTCTTCACGTTCTCTCTGTGACTGTGTGGGGTTTTCGCTTtgtactccgacttcctcctgcaatccaaacacatacatagaaggttaactggtgattctaaactaaATCTGAAGTGTTAGTGTgaatggttgtctgtctctttgtgattgctCTGAGGTGGACTGGTGACTTGTAGCCCCTGCAACTCTATATAGGACAAAAGgtgtagctaatggatggatgatgccCTTTGTTATAGGGcacaacatacacaaaataGTGAAGCACAACAGAATTAGATTTCTTTGTCGTCTCACCTTTTGTGTCACTATAAGCAGCATCCCCTCTTCCCTAGTCTGAGTTCACATGCTGGGGCTGCTCCTTATCCAGTTTCTTGTCTTGATCTGATCCTACATTTTAGTGGGTGTCTTGGAGAGAGAGCTCTaaagagagcaaaaacacagcaagaaggttcattaaatcacagataaataattacatttgagCCGTAGAACTGCATATGCTCATATTAACATCAAGTATCTAATGAGACAGTTCACTCCATGGACTCACCTTGTATTAGTTGAGTGGTCTCACGTCTCATGCACTGGTCCTGGACATGTTTCCCATCATCTTTTCTTCGAAATGGCTTATTTCTCCTAGATGATCCATCCCTGTTGAAATCATTTGGTGTCCAGGAAGCAGCTATATaggaaaaagaaatacatgGAAGTTGATTTTTCCATTGATTCTAACAGAACTACATTTTCTCAGTCAGCGATATGCAGTATACTAAATATACTGGGTAAACATGTAGTATCTGTGGGGTGATTCTTTCTAAAGCACATGTAAATTACCAGTGCATTTTGCTCCTTATGAAGTTGTCCTGTCGTCTCATTGCAGGCTGGTTGGCGTCTCTAGGGTCGTCTCTGGTGGGCTCGGTTCCTCGTCTTCACCTGTCTGCTGGAGCTGGGTCTCATCTTTGGGGTCTTCTTCTCGTCCTTCTTTCAGTTTTGTGTCCCGGGGCCATCAGAAGTTGgggctgaaaaaaacaacaacaggaaaacgTGTGAGAATCTTGCAGAAAATGTATCACCTCCTGtttggagatttaaaaacttcttgtatgataaatataaaatctaaacCTAACACTTACCTTGTCACGGGCCACCACTGTGTGGCGGCCCGTGAAGTCGTCCTCCCCCGCTCCCAGTGTGATTCACTGTGGAACTCCACTGTGGGTCCAGGAtgggacacagacacacatgttaCTCCTCCATGGAGGAGCGAGAAGATGAGGAGAGATGGGGGTTGGGTTGTGGGCAACGTTGGAGGGGGGAAAGGAGGGGGACTAGCGTGGATGAGGagaaggagtagggagaggaggaggagagggagagggagaggaagagggagggggagggggagggggagagggagagggagagagagagagggagggggagagggagggggagagaggcagaggagagggagaggaggaggagagggagagggaggggggaggggggaAGG
It includes:
- the LOC111573711 gene encoding uncharacterized protein LOC111573711 isoform X1, which encodes MLLIVTQKEEVGVQSENPTQSQREREEEEPDDQQKTKKQFDQPQDDRQQKKCVREQEEDDQQHQTEKKKKTKKTKKKKKTKKKKTKKKRSSRLLQRYL
- the LOC111573711 gene encoding uncharacterized protein LOC111573711 isoform X2 is translated as MLLIVTQKEEVGVQSENPTQSQREREEEEPDDQQTKKQFDQPQDDRQQKKCVREQEEDDQQHQTEKKKKTKKTKKKKKTKKKKTKKKRSSRLLQRYL